A stretch of DNA from Cannabis sativa cultivar Pink pepper isolate KNU-18-1 chromosome X, ASM2916894v1, whole genome shotgun sequence:
TTTAAAATATTCGTGCTCCAATACTCCAACTCGTAGAAAATACTTTTCTTCCTCCAATTACAATTTTCTGCAACTCTTCTACGTTTCACACCCCCAAAATTTTCATGATGTCCGGGAATTTGGGGTTCGAGAGCATTAACTTGTGATAATATTTCTTCACAAGTAAATCGTCTTGGAGGAGGTCTTCTTTCAACTTTACCATCAAATCGAGTATCCCTTCTCATTGCATGGTTACTTGGCAAGAACCTTCGATGACCAACATATGATGTCTTCCCGATCACTCGAATGGACGTCGTGTCTTCATTACAAGTAGGGCAAGCTTTATAACCTTGACCACTCCACCCAGACAAGCTACTACGAGCAGGAAAATCATTCACTGTCCACAAAAGCGCAGCACGCATGGTGAACATCGAGTTGGTCGAACTATCTCTCGTTGCTACCCCATTATTCCACAACTCCTTTAATTCATCCACCAAAGGtcttaaaaatatatccatgtctttacctggagattttgcaccaGGAATTAGGGTAGatagcaaaaaataattatctttcaTACATAACCAAGGTGGTAGATTATAGTTAGCTACCACCACTGGCCACATGCTGTATGCAAgactcatgttgccaaatggattaaatcCATCAGCAGCTAACCCAAGTCGAACATTTCTTGGGTCCCTTGCAAACTCGGGATGTTTTGCATCAAAGTCTTTCCAAGCTAAACCATCGACCGGGTGTCGCAACACCccatcatcttttgattttccaGTATGATGCCATATCATGCTTTTATTTGTAATCCTCGAACTATATAATCTTTTAAGTCGAGGTGTCAACGGAAAGTATCGCATGACTTTGCAAGGAACTCTTTTTCCTTTCCCGTTCTCGGAAGTAACCCAACGACTAGTTCCGCAAACTGGACAAGCCTCCTTGGATGCATTCTCCTTATAAAATAAGCAACAATTATACAAACAGACATCGATATTATCATAACCCAAGCCTAATTTCTTCAATCTCTTTTTTGCCTCGTAGTAAGTTGAtggaatattattttccttCGGAAACGCAAACTTTAAAAGCTTCAATAATTCTTCAAAGATGTTATTAGGAATTTTTCCCCTAACTTTTAAATGCAATAGCTTTGCTAAAAAGTTTAGAGACGAAATCCAATCACAACCGGGATACAATTCAGCTTCAATTTCCTCAAATAAGTCATCAAACTGAGGGTTTGTGGTTGGTTGTTCATCTTCTCCTTGTACATCCTCTGTTGTTGGGGGAAAGAAGTCTTCTAGAATAGGTATCATTTCATCCTCTGATTCAATATCGGCAACTGCTACATCATCGACAACATCCTCAGGCTCGCCGTGATAAATCCACTTATCATATCC
This window harbors:
- the LOC133032071 gene encoding uncharacterized protein LOC133032071, which encodes MATIDKSWTKIRNRGCHEFWNGLQAFLAMASEHKDCDGRIRCPCVRCINSRFEKIDRVRAHVFDRGFMQGYDKWIYHGEPEDVVDDVAVADIESEDEMIPILEDFFPPTTEDVQGEDEQPTTNPQFDDLFEEIEAELYPGCDWISSLNFLAKLLHLKVRGKIPNNIFEELLKLLKFAFPKENNIPSTYYEAKKRLKKLGLGYDNIDVCLYNCCLFYKENASKEACPVCGTSRWVTSENGKGKRVPCKVMRYFPLTPRLKRLYSSRITNKSMIWHHTGKSKDDGVLRHPVDGLAWKDFDAKHPEFARDPRNVRLGLAADGFNPFGNMSLAYSMWPVVVANYNLPPWLCMKDNYFLLSTLIPGAKSPGKDMDIFLRPLVDELKELWNNGVATRDSSTNSMFTMRAALLWTVNDFPARSSLSGWSGQGYKACPTCNEDTTSIRVIGKTSYVGHRRFLPSNHAMRRDTRFDGKVERRPPPRRFTCEEILSQVNALEPQIPGHHENFGGVKRRRVAENCNWRKKSIFYELEYWSTNILKHNIDVMHVEKNVCDSLLGTILDNDKSKDTTNARHDLKKMGIRESLWIYEDGNGRLMKPHAPYVLTREKRQLFCQFVKGIKFPDGFCSNLKSKVSPDESNIIGLKSHDCHVIMQQY